The nucleotide sequence TCCGAGGTAAATGAAGAATTCCATGTGACGCGTGGGCTTGTCTTATTATATAATCATATTCTATATATGGATTTCGAATGGCTGTGGCACGGGTTTGAGCCGTGCCACAGCTTGCTCCATTCAGAAACTAGTTCTTGTCCGATTTTTTGGTAAAAACCTGCACAACCCCATTTGCTCCTTTTTCACCGTAGAGCCGCCGGGCCGTAGTACTATTGAGTACCCTAACCGATTGCAATTCGTCCATCGTGAGGTCTTTCATGAAATCCCGGTTTTTCATGGGCATAGCGTTCAAAATGTACAGGGCATTTTGCAAGGTGTCGTTATGGAATATGCGATAGTTTACGGTACGCCGGTCCCGGTTGTATTTGGGGTAATATTTGACTACCGCCACACGGCTTCTCTCTCCATCCAGATTCACCTGCGTCTCCAGGGTACCTACCTTGGCGGGTGCAACGATTGTTTTGTAATCAGACAGTTGAAAATCAAGCGTCATTTCGTAATGCATGGCTACGTTCTTACCATCTTTCTGGCCGGGTACCCAAGCTGGCATGGCAGCTATAAGCCGTAGCGATTCTTCTTTAAGCCCGAAGCCCGGATCTTTCAAAATCTCCACATTTTGTATTTCTCCGGCCTCCGAAACCACAAAATTCAGCAGCACTTTCCCCTGCACATTCGAACGGACTGCGCTCGCCGGATAGGTTACCTTTTGGCCCATGAACTTCTGCATGGCTTCGTTTCCACCAGGAAACGAAGGGGAGTAATTTTTGTCTCTAATAAAGTGGTAAGCAAATTGTTCAGGCTCGGATTTCAACGGAATTTCGTCAGAAAATAGGTTAGGAATGAACTGACCGAATCGTGTGTCTCCTACCCCAGCCAGAATTATCCTTTCTTCTAATTTGGCTATAGTACTCTCAGAAGGAATAGAAAGCGTATCGTTTTTAGAAAGATCGGACTTCACAACGGCTGGCTTAAAAGCCATCATTAACGATACGAAACTTATCAGCACGACCACGGCGGCGTACTTGCCCAGTGCCCAATTTGAGTTTCGGTTTTTGTAAAGCATCATAATGCGGCTTTTTAAGTGGGAAGGATTTAGGAAATTATTGGTCAGCATATTCGCCGGATTGTTCAGCGCGTAGGCTAGCAGGAAATGGGCGTAAGCTTCGCGTGCGAGGGCGGTTTCACGGTCGGCCAGGTACTCATGGATTTGCTGCAACGATTTTTTATACAAAATCAAAACCGGGTTGAACCAGAAAAGTACCCCCAGTACCTCCACCAGCAGAATATCCCAACTGTGCCGCTGCCGTACGTGCACCAGCTCGTGGCTCAGAATAGTGTCGAAATTATGGGCGTAATCGGCGGGGCTAATGACAACCCAGCGCAGAAACGAAAAGGAACCGCGCACGCCCAGGTCACCAGGGTGCGAAAGAACCAGCGTATAGTCTTCCATGTCAATCCGCTCACCTTTTTGGATGGAGGAAAAAAGCACCCGGCCTTGAAACACCAGCCTCCCCAGCATAAACAACGCACCGGCCAGGTATGATGCCCCTAAAACATCTGCCCACGGGAAGGGCAAGTCGGTGGGAGCATCAGTATTTGCTACAATGCGGGAGACTGGAGCCGAAGTAGTTTCTACTACCGCAGTCGTCGCAGTTTTCAGCGGCAGGGCAGTCAGTTCATAAACCGCCGCCGGAACTGGTGGGACAGTGTCGGTATAATTCACCAATGGTAAGCCTAAGGATACAATCAGTGCGCCCAGCAGGTAGGTGCGGTTGAGGATGAAAAAGGTGTGACGGCGCAGCACGAGCCAGTAGCAAGCATACAGGATTACCCAGTAGAGGCTGACTTTGGCGATGTAGGTGAGGATTTCCATGTGGTTAGTAACTAGTCTTTTTATGAAATGATAGCTGTGGCACGGCTCAAAGCCCTGGCACAGCTGGCTTCGCATAGATTCAGTCTCGGGTGTTTGGAGTAATCAGGATTACCCCCTTCTGACCTTGTTCACCGAATTGATCAGTGGCCGCTTTGCCTTTAAAAGCCTCCAGTTTCTTGATACCGAAACCCTGCAAGCCATCGCCTATTTCCTTCCCTTGTACAATTTTTCCGTGTAGTATAAAAACCGGGTCCGATGGCGGGGTTTCCGTACTTCCGGAGGTAGCTGATGGCGAAGACTTTTCTTTCAGAACAAACCAAACGGGCAGCGTGAAAGGTACGGGTACCGTCTTACCATTCTGAATGCCGGGGTGCCAGCGCGGCATGGATAGCACGGCTTTCATCACTTCCTCATCGCAGCCGTAGCCCAGACTTTTGGTAATGCGCGGGCTACGGATATCACCGTTTTCATTGACGACAAACGAGATTTCTACCATACCCTGAATATCATTTTTTGCAGCCTCGGCGGGGTAACTCATCGTTTTGGCCAGGAATTGAACCAGGCCCAGATCTCCCGCTAAGTAAGACGGAGGCATCCTTAGGGCCACCATTCCCGGCTTTTCGATCTCCCCAAACATATTTCGAATGGGGGGAGGTGGATCAAGGCGGGTGGAATAGTCCACCAATGTAAAGGAAAGCAACCTATCCTGTCTGCGCGGTAACTGGATGATCATCCGCTTTTGTCCGGCAGCGGCTACGTGGATTCGTCCGTAGGCCACGTGGTCAACTACCAGACTGTCGTCAGGATCTACCCTAGCCAGGGAAAAATAGCCCGTAGCATCCGTCATGGTGTACCCATGCCCCATATTCAGGACGCTCACCATCACGTCTTTGATAGGTTCACCCTGCTCGTCGTACACAAAACCCTCGAAGGCGGAATTTTGCGCCCAAGCCGCTGGCAGCGTAAAAATAAATAGCAGGATGAGTAAGGCTTTCATGAGTCTTTGGGTTTAGGCTTCAGCTCCTTTCCTCATTTCAAAACTTCAACCCAACCAGCCTATCCACCTCAGTGTTTACGCTGTTTGATTGTTCGGTGGCAACTACGTTTGCTTTGGATTTTTTCGAACGCGCCGAAAGTCCCTTTTCTTTTTTAGGAAGTACAAACGAAATCGGAAGGTTGTATTTCACGTTGACTTTCTGGCCATTATCCAATTCGCCGGGCTTCCATTTGGGCATGGCCGACACCACGCGAATGGCCTCCTCGTCTGTACCAAAACCCCTACCTTTCAGAATTTTGACTTGTGTAATTGCTCCATCGGCCCGTACCACAAAAGTCAGGAATACCTTACCCTCCACATTGGCCCGACGGGCGGCGGCGGGGTACTTGACGTTATCCTGAATGAATTGGTACATGGCTTTGATCCCTCCGGGGAACTCGGGGTTTTCAGCGACGACAGTATATACGGAGTCTTGGGGGGAGTTGAGGGTAGGTTGAGAAATCGCATATTTAGAGCCTATATCTTTCTCTACACTAGCTGACACCCACCGGGCTGTAGAAGAGCTGGGCAATCCGTCCTGGATCAAAGTGGCATTGACAGTACCTTGCCCCTCAATTATAGCCACTGCCTTTTTATAGCCTGTAAAAGAATATTCCAACCATCCTTTCTTGGGGACTTCAATTCTGTACTCTCCTCTACTATCGGTAGTGGTACCCCTTTGTGTGTGCCTTATTGTAACAGAAGTTCCCGGAAGTGGTTTACCATCGGCACCAGATACATTTCCCTTAACGTAAACCAATGGCCCATTTTCTCCGGGGAAAGGTACAGATGAATAGGAACCAGGTGAATCTGTACTTAATTCCAAGAGGTAGTCTACCTTTTTCTCTTCTTTCAAAACATTAAACGAAAAGGAGTTAAAGCCCGGATAACCAACCACTACCTTTCCGCCGACAGGAGCTACTATTTTAAATCTGCCATCAGAATCCGTTTTTGTAATTAGTTCTGTTCCTTCTACTTCTATCGAAGCTCCTGGAATAGGCATCTGATCATCTCTAACTACCATTCCTTCAATTGTGACCTCCTTATCCGTTATAGCAGCTGTACTTTCATCGGCTTCACTAACCTTCCCCGCCTTCTGTTCGCAGGAAGCGGCCAATAGCGATACAAAGCCAACGAGCAGGGCAACGGCGGCGTACTTGCCCAGCGACCAGTTTGAATTTCGGTTTTTGTACAACATCATGATGCGGTCTTTTAGAAATGACGAGTTAAAAAAGGGATTAGCCAGTGCCGCCATCGGACTTCCTAACGAATACGAAACCATAAACTCGGCGTAGCGGTCGCGGGGTGTGGCGTCCCAGGCGCACACTTCCCGATCAGCAAGGTACTCGTGGACTTGCTGCAATGATTTTTTATACAAAATCAAAACCGGATTGAACCAGAAAACCACCCGAAGTACCTCCACCAAAAGTATGTCCCAGCTATGCCGCTGCCGCACGTGTACCAGCTCGTGACTCAGAATGGTGTCGAAATTCTCGGCATAGTCGGTGCGGTTGATGACGATATAGTTCAGGAATGAGAAGGACCCCAGATGGTCATTCTCCAGCAAGCAGAGGCGGTAGAAGTCCATGTCCAGGTAGGTACCCTGCTGGATAAAAGTCAAAAGCTGGCGAATATGGCGGAACAGGCGGACTGCCATTACCAGCCCCCCCAGCACGTAAACCATCCAAAGAAAGGTACCCCACGGGAACGGCTCAGTGACCGCAGAGGGTAGCGCCATAGCATTTTGCGGCGCTACGATTATGGTTTCAATCGGCTGGGTGGCCATCTCATACACGACCCCTGGTACGGGCGGAGCTACCTCGGGGTAGGGTACCTGAGGCAATATAAATGCCACTCCCAGCGCGCCGAGCAGGTAGACACGGTTGAGCACAAAAAAGGTGTGACGACGCAGCACGAGCCAGTAGCAGCCGTACAGCAGGAGCCAGTACAGGCTCACTTCACCGAAGTAGGTAGCCAGTTCCATAGGTTTAGGGTTGAATGGTCGATGGATAAAAGGTCAAGGACTATACTTTGCCTCTTTCTCAGGGTACCCTCAGTAGATCCATGAGCTTTTTTTACTCGTGCCACGGCTCATAGCCGTGGCACGAGTAGCGGAGGCTTTACTTTTTCTTCATATAAATCTCTATTACTCCGTTGGCCCCTTTTTCACCATAGGCTTTCGTGGCGCTTTCGCCTTTCAAAACATTGACTTTCTGTACATTATCAGGACCAACCTCCTTGATATCGTAGCCTTCTTTTTGCATCACCCCATCAATCACGACTCTTGCCTGGCCTACACCCGTGTAAATCATAGTCGGGCCCTCGGTTGATGGACCATTGAGGGTACCTTGCTCAACAAGTCCAACTTTCTTAGCGCTTTCATTGGCTTTTATTTCCTTAGTATTATCCAATTGAAAAGCAATAGGCAGGTTATACCGCACATTGACAGGCCTTCCGCTTTGCATACCCGGTTCCCACCGCGGCATTTTGGACATAACGCGAACCGATTCCTGGTCGGCCCCAAAGCCCAGTCCTTTCATAATCTGAATATCCTTGATTTCTCCTTCGCTGGTCACTATAAAGGTCAAAAATACCTTCCCTTGTACATTGGCTTTGGCCGCTGCCTCGGGGTACTTGATGTTTTCACCCAGAAATTTGTACATCGCCTGAATCCCACCGGGAAATTCGGGAGCTTTCTCGACTACTGTGAAAATGGGCGAACCGCCGAATGTTGAGGTTTGACCAGTAATTTTCACGGACTGCCCATCTGCCGACGGCGTGGACACCATGTTGCTGGGTTTGTCGCCTTTGGAAGGCATCGTGAGGTCATAGTCTGTATTTTTGTACTTTCCGCTAATACCCATGATTATTTGACCATAGTCAGGGTGGCTCAACGTTAGGGCGCTGCCCGCCGGAACTTTGAGCGAAAACCTTCCGGCTTCATCGGTGATTGCGCCTTTCTTACCCTTACTATCCGTGATGACTGCTCCCCGCAGTGGTTTGTGGTCGGGAGTGTTGACGATACCCGTGATATTGATATCGCCTTTAACCATAGCCTCGCCATTGGCGGAGGTAGGCATTACTTCGCGTTCGCAGGAGGCCACCATCAGCGAGGCAAAGCCCACCAGCAGAGCCACGGCGGCGTACTTGCCCAGTGACCATTTCGAGTTTTTGTTTTTGTAAAGCATAGCGATTCGAGGTTTTAAGAGTTTAGAATTGAAAAATTGGTTGGTCAACATGCTGGCAGGGGCGCCCAAAGCATACGATACCAGAAACTCGGCGTAGCGGTCGCGGTTGTCGGTCTGGGTCTGCTCCTGGACCGCCTGCCGGTCGGCCAGGTACTCGTGAACTTGTTGTATAGTTTTCTTATATATTATCAAAATCGGATTGAACCAGAAAACTACTTGCAGGATTTCTAAAAAAAGAATGTCCCAGCTGTGCCGTTGCCGTACATGAGCTAATTCGTGGCTGAGAATCGTATCGAAATTATGGGCGTAGTCGGCAGGACTAATGAAGATCCACTTCATGAAAGAAAAAGAACCGGTACGGGTCTGGTTATCACCCAGCAAAACCAGGGTATAATGGTCCATCGGAATGCATTCGCCTTCTTGCAGAAATGAATTCAAATGGCGGAAATGCTGGACCAACCGCACCGACATCACCACTACGCCGATGCCATAGACCAGCCAAACCAGGTTTTCCCACGTCAATAGCGAAGGCGATGGGGCTGCTGTGACCACTGAAAACGATACCGCCGAAACCTGGTACACGACGGGCATAGGCGGAGCGGATTCGGGATACTGCACCAGCGGCAACGCAAACGACAGTACCAGCGAACCGAGCAGATAGGTACGGTTCCAGCGCAGGAACGTGTGGTGGCGCAGGAAAAGTGCGTATAAAATGTACAGCGCAATCCAGTACGCGCTGAGTTTGGCAACATAGATGAGTAATTCCATGATCATTTTAAGAGTTTAGTTTTAGGGCATAGGTCGAGCGCCGAGCATCAAAATATCCATTACTCCTTCCCCTTTTTCATGATTTTCATGATCTCATCCAGTTCCTTTTGGTCGAGCGATTCTTCTTTTACGAAGAACGATACCAGCTGCGGCAGGGAATTGTCGAAGTAGTTTTCCATCAACTGCTTCATCTCATAGCGCTTGTACTCGGCCCGGCTGATGAGCGGATAGTACTCGTGGGTTTTGCCGTAAGCCGTGTAGCCCACCACGCCTTTCTTTTCCAGAATGCGGATGATGGTCGAAACGGTATTATAGGCCGGCTTGGGCTC is from Salmonirosea aquatica and encodes:
- a CDS encoding TonB family protein, yielding MKALLILLFIFTLPAAWAQNSAFEGFVYDEQGEPIKDVMVSVLNMGHGYTMTDATGYFSLARVDPDDSLVVDHVAYGRIHVAAAGQKRMIIQLPRRQDRLLSFTLVDYSTRLDPPPPIRNMFGEIEKPGMVALRMPPSYLAGDLGLVQFLAKTMSYPAEAAKNDIQGMVEISFVVNENGDIRSPRITKSLGYGCDEEVMKAVLSMPRWHPGIQNGKTVPVPFTLPVWFVLKEKSSPSATSGSTETPPSDPVFILHGKIVQGKEIGDGLQGFGIKKLEAFKGKAATDQFGEQGQKGVILITPNTRD
- a CDS encoding TonB family protein, encoding MELATYFGEVSLYWLLLYGCYWLVLRRHTFFVLNRVYLLGALGVAFILPQVPYPEVAPPVPGVVYEMATQPIETIIVAPQNAMALPSAVTEPFPWGTFLWMVYVLGGLVMAVRLFRHIRQLLTFIQQGTYLDMDFYRLCLLENDHLGSFSFLNYIVINRTDYAENFDTILSHELVHVRQRHSWDILLVEVLRVVFWFNPVLILYKKSLQQVHEYLADREVCAWDATPRDRYAEFMVSYSLGSPMAALANPFFNSSFLKDRIMMLYKNRNSNWSLGKYAAVALLVGFVSLLAASCEQKAGKVSEADESTAAITDKEVTIEGMVVRDDQMPIPGASIEVEGTELITKTDSDGRFKIVAPVGGKVVVGYPGFNSFSFNVLKEEKKVDYLLELSTDSPGSYSSVPFPGENGPLVYVKGNVSGADGKPLPGTSVTIRHTQRGTTTDSRGEYRIEVPKKGWLEYSFTGYKKAVAIIEGQGTVNATLIQDGLPSSSTARWVSASVEKDIGSKYAISQPTLNSPQDSVYTVVAENPEFPGGIKAMYQFIQDNVKYPAAARRANVEGKVFLTFVVRADGAITQVKILKGRGFGTDEEAIRVVSAMPKWKPGELDNGQKVNVKYNLPISFVLPKKEKGLSARSKKSKANVVATEQSNSVNTEVDRLVGLKF
- a CDS encoding TonB family protein; protein product: MELLIYVAKLSAYWIALYILYALFLRHHTFLRWNRTYLLGSLVLSFALPLVQYPESAPPMPVVYQVSAVSFSVVTAAPSPSLLTWENLVWLVYGIGVVVMSVRLVQHFRHLNSFLQEGECIPMDHYTLVLLGDNQTRTGSFSFMKWIFISPADYAHNFDTILSHELAHVRQRHSWDILFLEILQVVFWFNPILIIYKKTIQQVHEYLADRQAVQEQTQTDNRDRYAEFLVSYALGAPASMLTNQFFNSKLLKPRIAMLYKNKNSKWSLGKYAAVALLVGFASLMVASCEREVMPTSANGEAMVKGDINITGIVNTPDHKPLRGAVITDSKGKKGAITDEAGRFSLKVPAGSALTLSHPDYGQIIMGISGKYKNTDYDLTMPSKGDKPSNMVSTPSADGQSVKITGQTSTFGGSPIFTVVEKAPEFPGGIQAMYKFLGENIKYPEAAAKANVQGKVFLTFIVTSEGEIKDIQIMKGLGFGADQESVRVMSKMPRWEPGMQSGRPVNVRYNLPIAFQLDNTKEIKANESAKKVGLVEQGTLNGPSTEGPTMIYTGVGQARVVIDGVMQKEGYDIKEVGPDNVQKVNVLKGESATKAYGEKGANGVIEIYMKKK
- a CDS encoding BlaI/MecI/CopY family transcriptional regulator: MEIRSLTRAEEEIMLILWQMGKGFVKDVLAEMPEPKPAYNTVSTIIRILEKKGVVGYTAYGKTHEYYPLISRAEYKRYEMKQLMENYFDNSLPQLVSFFVKEESLDQKELDEIMKIMKKGKE
- a CDS encoding TonB family protein, with protein sequence MEILTYIAKVSLYWVILYACYWLVLRRHTFFILNRTYLLGALIVSLGLPLVNYTDTVPPVPAAVYELTALPLKTATTAVVETTSAPVSRIVANTDAPTDLPFPWADVLGASYLAGALFMLGRLVFQGRVLFSSIQKGERIDMEDYTLVLSHPGDLGVRGSFSFLRWVVISPADYAHNFDTILSHELVHVRQRHSWDILLVEVLGVLFWFNPVLILYKKSLQQIHEYLADRETALAREAYAHFLLAYALNNPANMLTNNFLNPSHLKSRIMMLYKNRNSNWALGKYAAVVVLISFVSLMMAFKPAVVKSDLSKNDTLSIPSESTIAKLEERIILAGVGDTRFGQFIPNLFSDEIPLKSEPEQFAYHFIRDKNYSPSFPGGNEAMQKFMGQKVTYPASAVRSNVQGKVLLNFVVSEAGEIQNVEILKDPGFGLKEESLRLIAAMPAWVPGQKDGKNVAMHYEMTLDFQLSDYKTIVAPAKVGTLETQVNLDGERSRVAVVKYYPKYNRDRRTVNYRIFHNDTLQNALYILNAMPMKNRDFMKDLTMDELQSVRVLNSTTARRLYGEKGANGVVQVFTKKSDKN